The Mobula hypostoma unplaced genomic scaffold, sMobHyp1.1 scaffold_36, whole genome shotgun sequence genome window below encodes:
- the LOC134341658 gene encoding zinc finger protein 239-like has translation MAHQQVHTRVRPFTCSDCGKGFTHSSRLKLHQRVHTGERPFTCSDCGRGFTRSSALLVHKSVHTGEWPFTCSDCGKGFTRSSELKVHQRVHTGERPFTCSDCGKRFTQSSQLKVHQRVHTGERPFTCSDCGKRFTHSSQLKVHQRVHTGERPFTCSDCGKRFTHSSTLQNHQRVHTGEKPFTCSVCGKGFTQSSHLLVHQSVHTGEKPFTCSVCGNKFTRSSHLQNHQQVHTEEKPFTCSVCGKRFTHSSSLRSHQRVHTGEKPFTCSECGKRFTDSSTLRIHQRVHTGEKPFTCSECGKGFTQSSHRLAHQSVHTQEKPFTCSVCGKGYTRSSYLQRHQRVHTGEKPFNC, from the coding sequence atggctcaccagcaagttcacaccagGGTGCGACCATTCAcgtgctcggactgtgggaaaggattcactcactcATCTAGACTGAAattacatcagcgagttcacactggagagaggccgttcacctgctcagactgcgggaggggattcactcggtcatccgccCTACTGGTAcacaagtcagttcacactggggagtggccattcacctgctcagactgtgggaagggattcactcgctcatctgaactgaaggtacatcagcgagttcacactggagagaggccattcacttgctcagactgtgggaagagattcactcagtcatctcaacttaaggtacatcagcgagttcacactggggagaggccgttcacctgctcagactgtgggaagagattcactcactcatctcaacttaaggtacatcagcgagttcacactggggagaggccattcacctgctcagactgtgggaagagatttactcattcatccaccctacagaatcatcagcgagttcacactggggagaagccgttcacctgctcagtctgtgggaagggattcactcagtcatcccacctactggtacatcagtcagttcacactggggagaagccattcacttgCTCAGTTTGTGGGAAtaaattcactcggtcatcccacctacagaatcatcagcaagttcacactgaggagaagccgttcacctgctcagtctgtgggaagagattcactcattcATCCAGCCTACggagtcaccagcgagttcacactggggagaagccgttcacctgctcagaatgtgggaagagattcactgattCATCCACCCTACGGattcaccagcgagttcacactggggagaagccgttcacctgctcagaatgtgggaaaggatttactcagtcatcccaccgactggcacaccagtcagttcacacacaggagaagccgttcacctgctcagtttgTGGGAAGGGATACACTCGGTCATCCTacctacagagacatcagcgagttcacactggggagaagccgttcaacTGCTAA